In Spiroplasma sp. SV19, one DNA window encodes the following:
- a CDS encoding nucleotide exchange factor GrpE, with the protein MSNEKNDKSSPNQLKEKIDKLRKELANNQTAPLASDSLETETPTAEANNLAIIEDLEQEIDLLLKDNMRLREEKLLALADGENLKKRIHAEVADIKLYRAAGIAEKLLPTLDNFERALQVTNVTPEVKNFLTGFEMIHRMFKTVFEEEGITAMDTKVGERFNSNFHAAIEIVESTEVASGCIVQIMQKGYMIHDRVLRHASVQVAK; encoded by the coding sequence ATGAGTAATGAAAAAAATGACAAATCTTCACCAAACCAATTAAAAGAAAAAATTGATAAATTACGGAAAGAATTAGCTAATAATCAAACAGCTCCTTTAGCATCAGATTCACTTGAAACTGAAACACCAACAGCTGAAGCAAATAACTTGGCAATTATCGAAGATTTAGAACAAGAAATTGATTTATTATTAAAAGATAATATGCGCTTACGAGAAGAAAAGTTATTAGCATTAGCAGATGGTGAAAATTTAAAGAAAAGAATTCATGCGGAAGTAGCTGATATTAAACTTTATCGTGCTGCGGGAATCGCAGAAAAATTATTACCAACCTTGGATAACTTTGAACGAGCATTACAAGTGACAAATGTCACACCCGAGGTTAAAAACTTTTTAACCGGATTTGAAATGATTCACCGTATGTTTAAAACGGTCTTTGAAGAAGAAGGAATTACCGCAATGGATACCAAAGTGGGCGAACGCTTTAATTCTAACTTCCATGCGGCAATTGAAATTGTTGAATCAACTGAGGTTGCTTCGGGATGCATTGTTCAAATTATGCAAAAAGGATATATGATTCATGATCGTGTCTTGCGTCATGCATCAGTGCAAGTAGCAAAATAA
- a CDS encoding fructose-bisphosphatase class II → METNSLLFLRAVQLAVIAAYELVGKNDKNMLDQKAVDIINKLLTNNDVKAKIAIGEGELDAAPMLYQGQTFSHQQAITIDIAVDPIEGTVPASKNEPGSISCIAIAKIDTMLQIPEMYMEKLFLSEELATTIDFSQPIEKILLTLLNIKQNLSCIILNKPRHQAIIKTMQNLGIHVELINEGDVLGAIDVVLKKADFLYGIGGAPEGVLMGALAIATNYKMFARLTAYEQVWPNEKETKDRMKIEQQALVHKKISYDTIFSERDLVADEEAMFFAASLTGGTVLKPLQIIDHEYVVHSFIGYNNIYHQIISKYPIINNVQDLLNKYSK, encoded by the coding sequence ATGGAAACAAATAGTCTTTTATTTTTACGCGCAGTCCAGTTAGCTGTGATTGCTGCATATGAATTAGTTGGCAAAAATGATAAAAATATGTTAGATCAAAAAGCGGTTGATATCATTAACAAGTTATTAACAAACAATGATGTTAAAGCAAAAATTGCAATTGGTGAAGGTGAACTTGATGCAGCTCCAATGTTGTATCAAGGACAAACCTTTTCGCATCAACAAGCAATTACAATTGACATTGCGGTTGATCCAATTGAAGGAACTGTTCCGGCCAGTAAAAATGAACCGGGTTCAATCTCATGTATTGCTATTGCTAAAATTGATACAATGTTGCAAATTCCAGAAATGTATATGGAAAAATTGTTTTTATCAGAGGAATTAGCAACGACAATTGATTTTTCTCAACCAATTGAGAAAATATTATTAACTTTATTAAATATTAAACAAAATTTATCATGTATCATTTTAAATAAGCCTCGTCATCAGGCAATTATTAAGACAATGCAAAATCTGGGAATTCATGTTGAATTAATTAATGAAGGTGATGTTTTGGGAGCAATTGATGTTGTGTTAAAAAAAGCAGATTTTTTATATGGAATTGGTGGCGCACCCGAAGGTGTTTTAATGGGTGCTTTAGCAATTGCAACTAATTATAAAATGTTTGCGCGTTTAACAGCATATGAACAAGTTTGACCAAATGAAAAGGAAACGAAAGACCGGATGAAAATTGAACAACAGGCTTTGGTTCATAAGAAAATTAGTTATGATACAATTTTTTCTGAACGAGATCTTGTTGCTGATGAAGAAGCAATGTTTTTTGCTGCTAGTTTAACCGGTGGGACTGTTTTAAAACCATTGCAAATTATTGACCATGAGTATGTTGTTCATTCTTTTATTGGTTATAACAATATTTATCATCAAATTATTTCAAAATATCCCATCATAAATAATGTTCAAGATTTATTAAACAAATATAGTAAATAG
- a CDS encoding Cof-type HAD-IIB family hydrolase: MKLQHLDKKRLILIDLDGTILMNDGKTIHPKTQEVIKKAVNIGHKVCIITGRPHRASIRFYRELGLDTLLTNFDGGHIHDPLKREFKRLVFSIAYDVIMSIINHPQVKNNVENVLIEHYDKAVCWKKDEAIENYFHLDDVADDEYFIADPYHAWKGPASNMALYLSSANKTDEVLRMFENFKNSVRINIGHYSSKQSQTMINITNKLVSKGFAANILAQYYNVDIRDVIAFGDEMNDLELLQNVGYGIAMKNGNDNLKTSARGITHLTNDEGGVGDYLEKLLNGEDI, translated from the coding sequence ATGAAATTACAACACTTAGATAAAAAAAGATTAATCTTAATTGATTTAGATGGTACCATCTTAATGAATGATGGTAAAACAATCCATCCAAAAACACAAGAAGTAATTAAAAAAGCGGTGAATATTGGTCATAAAGTATGTATTATTACTGGTCGTCCACACCGAGCAAGCATTCGCTTTTATCGCGAATTAGGATTAGATACATTATTAACAAATTTTGATGGTGGTCATATTCATGATCCTTTAAAACGAGAATTTAAGCGGTTAGTTTTCTCAATTGCATATGATGTAATTATGAGTATTATTAATCACCCCCAAGTTAAAAACAATGTCGAAAATGTCTTAATTGAACATTATGACAAGGCTGTTTGCTGAAAAAAAGATGAAGCAATTGAAAACTACTTTCATCTTGATGACGTTGCTGATGATGAATATTTTATTGCTGACCCTTATCATGCTTGAAAAGGTCCTGCAAGCAATATGGCATTATATTTAAGCAGTGCTAACAAAACTGACGAAGTATTAAGAATGTTTGAAAACTTTAAAAACTCTGTTCGAATTAATATCGGTCATTATAGTAGTAAACAAAGTCAAACAATGATTAATATTACAAATAAACTTGTTTCAAAAGGATTTGCTGCTAATATTTTAGCACAATACTATAATGTTGATATTCGCGATGTGATTGCTTTTGGCGATGAAATGAATGATTTAGAGTTATTACAAAATGTTGGTTATGGAATTGCAATGAAAAATGGTAATGATAATCTAAAAACAAGTGCCCGAGGAATTACCCATTTAACCAATGATGAAGGTGGTGTTGGTGATTATTTAGAAAAATTACTAAACGGTGAAGATATTTAA
- a CDS encoding HAD hydrolase-like protein, translating to MLVSNNARKCAERFALKVGIKHYYWNAKKPLLKYFRIILRQFNFNPHEMIMVGDQLITDVLFVNRAHMESILVVPVTGVDESNRFICLLESLIYKRLAQKNILYKGFFDEGEYRLDYDIL from the coding sequence GTGTTAGTTTCAAATAATGCTCGAAAATGTGCAGAACGTTTTGCATTAAAAGTAGGAATTAAACATTATTATTGAAATGCTAAAAAACCCTTATTAAAATATTTTCGTATTATTTTACGACAATTTAATTTTAATCCTCATGAAATGATTATGGTTGGTGATCAGTTAATTACAGATGTTTTATTTGTCAACCGCGCTCACATGGAAAGTATTTTGGTCGTTCCTGTAACAGGAGTTGATGAATCAAATCGATTTATCTGCTTATTAGAAAGTTTAATTTACAAACGATTAGCACAAAAAAACATTTTATATAAAGGTTTCTTTGATGAAGGAGAATACAGGTTAGATTATGATATTTTATAA
- the hrcA gene encoding heat-inducible transcriptional repressor HrcA, whose protein sequence is MLTQRQENILKVIVEEYTKTAQPVGSKAIMASSLIDSSSATIRNECAILEKEGFLEKEHASSGRIPSTKGYRYYVDNLMDEKNIDDIKNRIEALFVNRNMSINDILDQTGQILSEMTNLTTVVVGPNFNEEMLKKIELLPISATQAVVVFVLTNGHVENKLFNIDENSSINDLQISIELFNSRLENTKISDITAKFDVIRPVLEQQVKHHEYILKQFANALTSIVKPSYSTHGLQYMLQNPEYNNPERIKQIIRFIETISPFDYFKKQQDNPNDDLVSIQIGNETGFNNDDMALLTTTYKVDDMQEGGIALVGPKRLEYDKLYEVLEWLANRIREAYQKEDRKVEINE, encoded by the coding sequence ATGTTAACCCAACGCCAAGAAAACATCTTGAAAGTAATTGTGGAAGAATACACGAAAACAGCGCAACCTGTTGGAAGTAAAGCTATTATGGCTTCATCCTTAATAGATTCTTCTTCTGCAACAATTCGGAATGAATGTGCAATTTTAGAAAAAGAAGGTTTTTTAGAAAAAGAACATGCTTCATCGGGACGAATTCCGTCAACAAAAGGGTATCGCTATTATGTTGATAATCTAATGGATGAAAAAAATATTGATGATATTAAAAACCGCATTGAAGCATTATTTGTTAATCGCAATATGTCAATTAATGATATTCTTGATCAAACTGGTCAAATTTTGAGTGAAATGACAAATTTGACAACGGTTGTTGTTGGTCCAAACTTTAATGAAGAAATGTTAAAGAAAATTGAATTGTTACCAATTTCAGCAACGCAAGCTGTTGTTGTCTTTGTTTTAACAAATGGCCATGTTGAAAACAAATTGTTTAATATTGACGAAAATAGTTCAATTAATGATTTACAAATTTCAATTGAATTATTTAATAGCCGATTAGAAAATACTAAAATAAGTGATATTACTGCAAAATTTGATGTTATTCGACCAGTTTTAGAACAACAAGTCAAGCATCATGAATATATTTTAAAACAATTTGCGAATGCTTTAACAAGCATTGTTAAACCAAGTTATTCAACCCATGGTTTACAATATATGTTACAAAATCCTGAGTATAATAACCCAGAACGAATTAAACAAATTATCCGTTTTATTGAAACAATTTCTCCGTTTGATTATTTTAAAAAACAACAAGATAATCCGAATGATGATTTAGTTTCAATCCAAATTGGAAATGAAACAGGATTTAATAATGACGATATGGCATTGTTAACAACAACATATAAAGTTGATGATATGCAAGAAGGGGGAATCGCTTTGGTGGGGCCAAAGCGCTTGGAATATGATAAACTCTATGAAGTTTTAGAGTGGTTAGCAAATCGCATTCGCGAAGCATATCAAAAAGAAGATAGAAAGGTTGAGATTAATGAGTAA
- a CDS encoding AAA family ATPase, which yields MEFAQQYEPGKDPKVLEKFTKNLNKEAIAGKLDPIIGREDEINRVIRILSRKTKNNPVLIGEPGVGKTAIVEGLAQRIVKGDIPSNLQNKTIYELDMGALIAGAKFQGEFEERLKAVMNKVKESNGDIILFIDELHLIIGAGKTQGSMDASNLLKPMLARGELHCIGATTLDEHRLYIEKDAALERRFQKVMVVESTIDESISILRGLKERFETFHGVKIHDNALVAAVNLSSRYITDRFLPDKAIDLIDEASATIKTEIASVPTELDNLNRRVVQLEIEKAALQKETDKASNERLVDIANELKPLKAKQEKLEVQWNSEKESITKLKNLKSQVEQLKKELEQTQLRGDFNRAGEIQYALLPKLEQQLHEQEKSASESQLLKEDVTEREIAAIVGKWTGIPVDRLVETEKAKLMNLNKILCRRVRGQSEAIQAVSDAIIRSRSGIKDPNKPIGSFLFLGPTGVGKTEVARSLAYVLFNSEKQMVRLDMSEYMEKHSVSKLIGAPPGYVGHEQGGQLTEAVRRNPYSIVLFDEIEKAHPDILNIFLQILEDGHLTDSLGKTVDFKNTIIIMTSNIGSEYLLNENNEGVGLLIQKELAKKFKPEFLNRIDNVVTFNALSKEVIKEIIEKELSELTQRIENSKNIRITYSGAVLEKILDEGYDREFGARPIKRYIQRNLESLIAHAIISEEVQEGKSYTIDVVDNKMVIKNSTKLN from the coding sequence ATGGAATTTGCACAACAATATGAACCAGGAAAAGATCCAAAGGTTCTGGAAAAATTTACTAAAAACCTTAATAAGGAAGCAATTGCGGGGAAATTAGATCCAATTATTGGGCGTGAAGACGAAATTAATCGGGTAATTCGGATTTTATCGCGTAAAACAAAAAATAATCCGGTCTTAATCGGTGAACCAGGTGTTGGTAAAACAGCGATTGTTGAAGGATTAGCTCAGCGAATTGTTAAAGGTGATATTCCTAGTAATTTACAAAATAAAACAATTTATGAATTAGATATGGGAGCCTTAATTGCAGGGGCTAAATTTCAAGGAGAATTTGAAGAACGTTTAAAAGCGGTAATGAATAAAGTAAAAGAATCAAATGGCGATATTATTTTATTTATTGATGAATTACATTTAATTATTGGTGCTGGAAAAACGCAGGGAAGTATGGATGCTAGTAACTTATTAAAACCGATGTTAGCTCGTGGTGAGTTACATTGTATTGGGGCGACAACATTAGATGAACATCGCTTATACATTGAAAAAGATGCTGCTTTAGAACGTCGTTTTCAAAAAGTAATGGTTGTTGAATCAACAATTGATGAAAGTATTTCAATTTTACGAGGATTAAAAGAACGTTTTGAAACTTTTCATGGGGTTAAAATTCATGATAATGCGTTAGTAGCTGCTGTCAACTTGTCATCACGTTATATTACTGATCGCTTCTTACCAGATAAAGCAATTGACTTAATTGATGAAGCTTCAGCAACAATCAAAACTGAAATTGCATCAGTCCCAACTGAGTTAGATAACTTGAATCGACGTGTTGTGCAATTGGAAATTGAAAAGGCGGCCTTACAAAAAGAAACAGATAAGGCTTCTAATGAACGACTAGTTGATATTGCCAATGAATTAAAACCATTAAAAGCAAAACAAGAAAAATTAGAAGTTCAGTGGAATTCTGAGAAAGAAAGTATTACTAAATTAAAGAATTTGAAATCACAAGTTGAACAATTAAAAAAAGAATTAGAACAAACACAATTACGCGGTGATTTTAATCGTGCCGGAGAAATTCAATATGCCCTATTACCAAAATTAGAACAACAATTACATGAGCAAGAAAAAAGTGCTTCAGAGTCACAATTATTAAAAGAAGATGTTACTGAACGTGAGATTGCCGCTATTGTTGGAAAATGAACAGGAATTCCTGTTGATCGGTTAGTGGAAACTGAAAAAGCAAAACTAATGAATTTAAATAAAATTTTGTGTCGCCGTGTTCGTGGTCAAAGTGAGGCCATTCAAGCGGTTTCTGATGCCATTATTCGTAGTCGTAGTGGAATTAAAGATCCAAATAAACCGATTGGTAGTTTCTTATTTTTAGGACCAACCGGAGTTGGGAAAACTGAAGTTGCACGTAGTTTAGCATATGTTTTATTTAATTCAGAAAAACAAATGGTTCGTTTAGATATGTCTGAATATATGGAAAAACATTCTGTTAGTAAGTTAATTGGTGCTCCACCAGGTTATGTTGGTCATGAACAAGGTGGTCAATTAACAGAAGCTGTTCGTCGCAATCCATATTCAATTGTCTTATTTGATGAAATTGAAAAGGCCCATCCAGATATCCTGAATATTTTTTTACAAATCTTAGAAGATGGTCACTTAACTGATTCGTTAGGAAAAACCGTTGATTTTAAAAATACAATTATTATTATGACTTCAAATATTGGTTCAGAGTATTTATTAAATGAAAACAATGAGGGTGTTGGTTTATTAATTCAAAAAGAATTGGCCAAAAAATTTAAGCCCGAGTTTTTAAACCGTATTGACAATGTTGTAACTTTTAATGCTTTATCTAAAGAAGTGATTAAGGAAATTATTGAAAAAGAATTATCAGAGTTAACACAACGTATTGAAAATAGTAAAAATATTCGTATTACTTATTCAGGGGCGGTGTTAGAGAAAATTTTAGACGAAGGATATGATCGTGAATTTGGAGCGCGTCCAATTAAACGTTATATTCAACGAAACCTTGAGTCATTAATTGCGCATGCTATTATTTCCGAAGAAGTTCAAGAGGGAAAATCATATACGATTGATGTTGTTGATAACAAAATGGTTATTAAAAACAGTACAAAATTAAATTAG
- a CDS encoding zinc ribbon domain-containing protein — protein MIFYKKCQSCGVTLQNTKQEQIGYVEKLAQEYCYRCFRLTHYNELK, from the coding sequence ATGATATTTTATAAGAAATGTCAGAGTTGTGGTGTTACATTACAAAATACCAAGCAAGAACAAATTGGTTATGTTGAAAAATTAGCACAAGAGTATTGTTATCGTTGTTTTCGATTGACACATTATAATGAATTAAAATAA
- a CDS encoding IS3 family transposase, with the protein MQYYHHDFIKYANKNNFKLSKKKSYKLGHNALSENTFYHLTVEWLSYNKYETINQAINGIKEYVKFYNYERIHSQWDHSPMSLIIK; encoded by the coding sequence ATGCAGTATTATCATCACGATTTCATCAAATATGCTAATAAAAATAATTTTAAATTAAGTAAGAAAAAATCTTATAAATTAGGACATAATGCTTTATCAGAAAATACTTTTTATCATTTAACTGTTGAGTGGTTATCTTATAATAAATATGAAACAATTAATCAAGCTATAAATGGTATAAAAGAATATGTTAAATTTTATAATTATGAAAGAATTCATTCACAATGGGATCATAGTCCAATGTCATTAATAATAAAATAA
- a CDS encoding SGNH/GDSL hydrolase family protein, with translation MKKIFTLLTVFTLATSSTVTVISCAFTPEIQDNLLLIGKDIDKSKAIDDSETNLQFTNYYILGDSLSDSHGLEKLLKNDFDFEFKLGTDDKTNLEDYQYGSFSNGKTAAVLLNDKLGFKDIKPGVPDDKGEPKFGRNYAVGGATAADVVGIEGIVLNKVTLEKQARALVSQHKLRATDLVLIEIGGNDLLQLINEVDPQKESTLMKQTVERIQETLFTLLNNGIRKIVFSDAPDISLVPRYVNSDPNTKQRATNLSTELHSRVKDMIKVVNCYYEHAVREWGFYDNLPVLMEEFKAKHSGAELKVSFNILDINFMNVMKTHAYHAERNPKIPTEANIKDYFFFDDIHPTREVHQLAMEHYYKVLNGWV, from the coding sequence ATGAAAAAGATTTTTACATTATTAACTGTTTTTACTTTAGCAACATCTAGTACCGTTACGGTAATTAGTTGTGCATTTACTCCAGAAATTCAGGATAATTTATTATTAATCGGAAAAGATATTGATAAATCAAAAGCGATTGATGATTCAGAAACTAATTTACAATTTACAAATTATTATATTTTAGGAGATAGCTTAAGTGATTCACATGGGCTTGAAAAATTGTTAAAAAATGACTTTGATTTTGAATTTAAATTAGGAACTGATGATAAAACGAATTTAGAAGATTATCAATATGGAAGTTTTAGCAATGGTAAAACAGCGGCTGTTTTATTAAATGATAAACTAGGTTTTAAAGACATTAAACCAGGAGTACCAGATGATAAAGGTGAACCTAAGTTTGGCCGTAATTATGCGGTTGGTGGTGCTACCGCTGCTGATGTTGTTGGAATAGAAGGAATAGTATTAAATAAAGTTACGCTTGAAAAACAAGCCCGTGCTTTAGTTAGCCAACATAAATTACGAGCAACGGATTTAGTTCTTATCGAAATTGGTGGGAATGATTTATTACAATTAATTAATGAAGTTGATCCTCAAAAGGAATCAACATTAATGAAACAAACTGTTGAACGAATTCAAGAAACATTATTTACTTTGTTAAATAATGGAATTCGAAAAATTGTTTTTAGTGATGCGCCAGATATTAGTTTAGTACCACGATATGTTAATAGTGATCCTAATACAAAACAACGTGCAACTAATCTTTCAACTGAATTGCATTCTCGTGTTAAAGATATGATTAAAGTAGTTAATTGCTATTATGAGCATGCTGTTCGTGAATGAGGATTTTATGATAATCTACCAGTTTTAATGGAAGAATTTAAAGCTAAGCATTCAGGGGCTGAACTTAAGGTTAGTTTTAATATTTTAGATATCAATTTTATGAATGTTATGAAAACACATGCTTATCATGCAGAACGAAATCCTAAGATCCCCACCGAGGCAAATATTAAAGATTATTTCTTTTTTGATGATATTCATCCAACTCGTGAAGTACATCAGTTAGCAATGGAACATTATTATAAGGTGCTAAATGGGTGAGTATAA
- a CDS encoding aldo/keto reductase produces MPFRLEKIGFGTLFLKKEEAIINALENGYKIIDTAKVYQNEEMVGQAIKKYLITNNTKREDVIIETKIWCDDIEADNTTNAVLEALKRLDVNYLDIVLIHRPNMNFHKTIKAYGELLQCKAQGLIRVVGVSNFDKDMIEVLFEKTGIYPNINQIEFSPFNQRWDRVQYCQDKNILVQAYSSITKVLENQLLITEAKKYNCTVAQLVLAWVKYFSIQPIVKSETLQHIKENNNIEKIKLTKKTIQLIQGLNMYDNVYAETFDGI; encoded by the coding sequence ATGCCGTTCCGTTTGGAAAAGATTGGATTTGGGACTTTATTTTTAAAAAAAGAAGAGGCAATTATCAATGCCTTAGAAAATGGTTATAAAATTATTGATACTGCTAAAGTTTATCAAAATGAAGAAATGGTTGGTCAAGCAATTAAAAAATATTTAATTACTAATAATACCAAACGAGAAGATGTAATTATTGAAACAAAAATTTGATGTGATGATATTGAAGCAGATAATACAACAAATGCGGTATTAGAAGCTTTAAAACGACTAGATGTTAATTATTTAGATATTGTTTTAATTCACCGTCCAAATATGAATTTTCATAAAACAATTAAAGCTTATGGTGAATTATTACAATGCAAAGCGCAAGGTTTAATTCGTGTTGTTGGGGTCAGCAACTTTGATAAAGATATGATTGAAGTATTATTTGAAAAAACAGGGATTTACCCTAATATTAATCAAATTGAATTTAGTCCTTTTAATCAACGTTGAGATCGTGTACAATATTGCCAAGATAAAAATATTTTAGTGCAAGCATATTCGTCAATTACTAAGGTTTTAGAAAATCAACTTCTAATTACGGAAGCAAAAAAATATAATTGTACAGTTGCCCAATTAGTTTTAGCATGAGTTAAATACTTTAGCATTCAACCAATTGTGAAGTCAGAAACATTACAACATATTAAAGAGAATAATAATATTGAAAAAATTAAGTTAACAAAAAAGACAATTCAATTAATTCAAGGTTTAAATATGTATGATAATGTTTATGCTGAAACATTTGATGGAATTTAA
- a CDS encoding YitT family protein, producing the protein MKNKGNKISNYEEYEIIKKNIKQAEKLLKHYTQQTHESRQQLLIKLERLKNHPDQTKEFKLKLQLEQLNSKESKMVHRFVNKIVSYEEQLINVEDKLGLDDDVRITKIRNINKKEVIKQETSLELRNYLKKTQVRGYMYLILAGFICTIAFDYFLSPSKVLPPGIGALGKIFAQFIFPPLNSDNINNANLMYYVFYIVNNIPLIIFSWFFVSHRFTINTIIFMIAQTVFHIVLNGVGSYHGIPYINANDFHFLQDLNKITDPTVHDLWIFFFGLIAAILNGIAFGFLYIADACPGGTDFVNNYISRTKKKPVGNISIIVNTVLMLITWAMSYAVKTPNPNPSFATYYFSAPFFAAFMVIIICGIVSNRVFPRYKNTSLLIISDKPEVIINRLKENGFAHNTLWKVTTNYNGEYKDNTYMVMITIPLTMFKRIAETILLADNDAIIRAQTTYKAKHMPHNDN; encoded by the coding sequence ATGAAAAATAAAGGAAACAAAATTAGTAACTATGAAGAATATGAAATAATTAAAAAAAATATTAAACAAGCAGAAAAATTATTAAAACATTATACACAACAAACACACGAATCACGACAACAATTATTAATAAAATTAGAACGGTTAAAAAATCATCCTGATCAAACAAAAGAATTTAAGTTAAAATTGCAACTAGAACAATTAAATTCAAAAGAGTCAAAAATGGTTCACCGCTTTGTTAATAAAATCGTGAGTTATGAAGAACAATTAATTAATGTTGAGGATAAATTAGGTCTTGACGATGATGTCAGAATTACAAAGATTCGTAATATTAATAAAAAAGAAGTAATCAAACAAGAAACTTCTTTAGAACTTCGAAACTATTTGAAGAAAACACAAGTTAGAGGTTATATGTATCTTATCTTGGCAGGATTTATTTGTACAATTGCTTTTGACTATTTTTTATCACCATCAAAAGTTTTGCCACCAGGGATTGGAGCATTAGGAAAAATTTTTGCTCAATTTATTTTTCCACCATTAAATAGTGATAACATCAATAATGCCAATTTAATGTATTATGTTTTTTATATTGTTAATAATATTCCCTTAATTATTTTTAGTTGATTTTTTGTAAGTCATCGTTTTACCATTAATACGATTATTTTTATGATTGCCCAAACAGTGTTTCATATTGTACTAAACGGTGTTGGTTCTTATCATGGTATTCCTTATATTAATGCTAACGACTTTCACTTTTTACAAGACCTAAATAAAATTACTGACCCAACAGTTCATGATTTATGAATCTTCTTCTTTGGGTTAATTGCCGCAATTCTAAATGGAATTGCCTTTGGGTTTTTATACATCGCTGATGCATGTCCTGGTGGAACTGATTTTGTTAATAACTATATTTCACGAACAAAGAAAAAACCAGTTGGTAATATTTCAATTATTGTTAATACAGTCTTAATGCTGATTACTTGAGCAATGAGTTATGCCGTAAAAACCCCAAATCCAAACCCATCCTTTGCAACCTACTATTTCTCAGCACCATTCTTTGCTGCCTTCATGGTAATTATTATTTGTGGGATTGTTTCAAATCGAGTTTTCCCTCGTTACAAAAATACTTCATTGCTAATTATTAGTGATAAACCAGAAGTTATTATTAACCGTTTAAAAGAAAATGGCTTTGCGCATAATACCTTATGAAAAGTTACTACTAATTATAATGGTGAATACAAAGATAACACTTATATGGTGATGATAACTATTCCCCTAACAATGTTTAAACGAATTGCTGAAACCATCTTATTAGCTGATAACGATGCCATTATTCGGGCTCAAACAACTTATAAAGCTAAACATATGCCCCATAATGATAATTAA